The nucleotide window GCCGCGCTCGCGCATCGCCTTGAGGCCGGCGGCGCCGTCGCGGCCCATGCCGGTGAGGATGACGCCGAGCGCCTCGGCGCCGACGGTCTCGGCGATCGACTCGAACGACGCGTCGATGCCCGGCACGTGGAACTGGCGTTCCGGCGCGGGCTCACAGACGACGCGCAGGTGGTCGCGGACGAGGAGGTTCAGCCCGCTCGGCGCGACGGTCACCGTGCCCGGCGCGAGCCGCCGGCCGGTGGCGCCCATCGCGACCGGCAGCGGGCAGAGCTGGTCCAGCCACGACACCAGGCCGGGGATGAACCCCTCCGCCATGTGCTGCACGACGAGCACCGCCGGCGCGAACCCCTCCGGCAGCGCGCCGAGCACCGTCGCCAGCGCCTGCGGGCCGCCGGTCGACGCGCCGATCGCGACCAGCCGCACCGTGCCGGGCTTGCGCCCCTCGGCGGCCGCGGTGGCCGCGGCAGCGAACGCCGTCGCCGGCGCACCCGCCCCGGCGGTGCGCACGCGCGGCGCGGTCGCGAGCGACGGCGACGTCGTGCGCAGCCGCCCGCGCGGGTGCGTGATGACCTTGACCCGCGACGCGACGCGCATCCGCCGGCGCAGCTCCTCGGCGTACTCGTCCAGCCGGCCGCCCTCGCCCCACTGCGGCTTCGCGACCACGTCGACGGCGCCCGCCGCGAGCGCGTCGATGGCGTTGGTGGAGTTGGCCCCCTCCACGAACGCCGAGTACACGACGATCGGCGTGGGGCGGCTGGCCATGATGCGTTCGATCGCCTCGATGCCGTTCATGACCGGCAGGTCGAGGTCCATGAGGACGGCGGCGGGGCGGAGGCGTTCGACCATGGCGACGGCCTCCCGGCCGTTGCGCGCCTCGCCGACGATGGAGAACTCCGGGCAGGACTCGAGCGCGGAGCGCAGGAAGCGGCGTTGCACCGGCGAGTCGTCGACGAGCAGCAGCGGCACCGGCTCCTTGGCGACGGGCTCCGACGCCATCAGGCGGCCCCGAGCAGCCACGGCGCGAGCAGCAGCGCCACGGCCTCGACGTCCTGCGCCGCGTCCACGGCGACCTCGCGCGGCACGGTCGCGGCGTCGTCGCGGGTCCAGGCGAGCAGCAGCTCCTCGCAGTGGCGGGCGTGCCGGGAGGCGACGGCCTCGCCGAGCACGGCGGCGCTGCTGGCGAGGGTGTGCGCGTGGGAGCAGAGCGCGCGGGCGGCGGACACGGCGCCGGTGGAGAGCACTTCGCAGGCGGCGGACTGCATGCCGGGGAGGCGCGTCGCCACCTCGCCCGCGAACGCGTCGCGCAACGCCGCGACCGCCCGCTCGGGCAACGCCCGTCCGCCCATCACACCCCGCAGCCCTCGAACCCTCTTACCGCTTCGGCCGAACGGCGTAATCCCTTGAGCCTCCGACCGTGTACCTGACGAGGCACTGCCCGACCCGGGTGTGCGGGCCGGGGCACCTGTCCCGCGACTAAGGGAGCGGCCGCGCAGCGGCCGCGGAACTAGCGGGACAGGAGCCCCGGCCAGCGGACCCGGGTCGGGCAGCCCCAAGGGGGACACGACGGGAGAGAGGACGGGGGATGTCGGCGCAAACCCACGCACCAACGACGACCATTACCACCCGCACCGAGCTGATGGACCTCCTCAGTGAGGCGGCGGAGATCGAGCACTCGCTGGCCTGCCAGTACCTGTTCGCGGCGTTCAGCCTCAAGCAGCCGGGTGATCCGGGGCTGACGCCGGAGCAGGGCGCGATGGTGAGCCGCTGGTTCGACCGGATCGTGCACACGGTGGCGACGCAGGAGATGCTGCACCTCGCGCTGGCGAACAACATGCTGACGGCGATCGGCGGGGCGCCGTACCTCGTGCGCCCGAACTTCCCGCAGTGGGACAAGCTGTACTCGGTCGGGCTGGACTCGGTGCTGACGCCGTTCTCGGTGGAGACGCTGGAACGCTTCATGTGCTGGGAGAAGCCGCAGTGGCCGGGGCCGTGGGACGCGGCGTGCGCGGCGCGGCCGCTCATGCTCTCGGTCGATGCGCAGCAGCTCGCCACGTCGGCGACGGAGGAGCTGAACCCGGACGCGTACCCGTACTCGACGATCGCGGGCCTGTACGACCGGATCCGCGCGTGCTTCGAGTCGGCGGACGAGGCGGCGTTGTTCATCGGCAACCCGGCGGACCAGGTGGGCGAGTCGTACGTGCCGTTCGTGCCGACGCTGCACCGGGTCACGGACACCGCGAGCGCGGTCGCCGCGATCGACCTCATCGTCGTGGAGGGCGAGGGGACGCCGAGCCCGGACCCGACGGACTGCCACTACGGCTGGTTCCGCGACATCCGCGACGAGCTGGCGGCGGAGCTGGCGCGGGACCCGTCGTTCGAGCCGGCCTGGCCGTGCGTGGACAACCCGCTGTTCGACTTCCACCACGACAACAGCACGCCGGGCGCGACGATGGTGACGGTGCCGTACACGCGGCAGGTCGGGGAGCTGTTCACGGCGTCGTACGACGTGCTGCTGACGATCCTCATGCGGCTGTTCGACGCGGACGGCGAGACCGACGAGGAACGCCGCACGCTCGCCGCGTGCGCCGTCGCGCTGATGCGCACGGTGATCACGCCGCTGGGGGTGGCGCTGGCGCGGCTGCCCGCCTTCGCGGCCGACCCGCCGTCGCCGACGGCGGGCGCGAGCTTCGAGCTGTTCCGCGACGTGCAACCGCTGCCGCACCGCGAGCCGGCCTGGACCTACCTGCGCGAACGCCTCGGCGAGATCGCCGACGCGACCCTCGCGGCGGCGGCGCCGCCGGACGCGCCGGACTGCCTGAGCAACGTCGCCGACATGCTCCGCTTCTGGGCCGGCCGGCTCGTCCTCGACGGGGGTGCTGCCTGATGTCCGCCCTCACCCTGCCCCGGGTGGCGTTCTACTCGGACTCCGCCCTGTCCAACGTCTCCACCGCGAACAACCAGAACGTCGTCGACATCCTCGACTACGACCTGGTGCGGCTGAAGAACCCCTTGGGGCTCTCGCCGGAGGCGTACCGCGAGTGGCTGATGGAGCTGGTGGAGATCGAGCAGAACGGCACGCCGCGCCGCACCATGTACGGCTACTGGAACTACTACGGCGACCAGCTCACGACGTTCGGCTCGGCCACCGTGTCGTCGGTGCTGCTGCCGGGCGTCACGCCGGCGACGGACGACCCGCTGACCAGCGCGCGGGTCGCGCTGACCGCGCGGATCGTGGACCTCGACCCGGCGGACACGTTCACGTCGCAGATGTTCACCAGCGGCTTCGTCGTCACCGGCACGGCCAGGGACGGCAGCGACGTGACGCTGCTCCAGGCGACGCAGCCGACGACGCCGTCGACGCGCTGGATCAACTTCAACCGCCCGCGCGGCTCCGGCAACTTCTACTGCGTCTTCCCGAGCGCCAACCTCGCGTTCGCGCCGCGCGGCACGTCCGCCGCGCTCGACGTGCTGCGCGACGCCGTCGAGGCGGGCGCCGGACTGGCGCTGCGGTACTGCCTCTACGGCATGGTGGCGCCGTACACGACCGACGAGCAGGTGGACGAGATGCGGCGGCGGTTCCTGGCCGGGGACTACGTCCTCAACGCGAAGGTCGGCCGCGTCGTCGGCACGGTCAACGCGTGGGACGGCGGCGACGTCGTCTCCGCGCCGTCCGGCACCTGGCTGCACCCGCTCGGCTCGCCGTTCATCGAGGCGGCGGAGCCGGGCCGGACGGCGCACCTGCTCGCGCCGCTGTCGGCGGCCGGGCCGCCGCTCTCCCACGGCGCGCTGGACGCCGAGTGGGACCGGCGCACCGCCGCCGCCGCGCTCGTCGCCGACGCCTCGCCCTCCGGCGGCTCCGGCGGCGCCCCGGCGAGCGCGGACGACAGCGGGCCGACGTTCGGGCCGGCGGCGGCCGACGTCGCGCCCGACGGGTCGGTGGTCTCGCTCGACGTCATGGCGACGTTCGCCGAGGTGGGGACGGGGCCGTTCGGCCCGAAGGCGGACGTCGGCACCGTGACGCTCTGCGCCGGGGGCACGCCGGTCGCGGAGGTGCCGTACCAGGAGGAGCCGTACGAGCGCTACGGCGGCGTCGTGGACCTCGACGTGCCGGAGGACCTGCGCGCGCAGGTGCTCGCCGGGCCGCTGTCGCTGCACTGGACGAAGGGGCCCGACTCCGGGCTGGTCGCCGAGCAGCTCGCGTTCCCGTACGTCGTCGTGGACCGGCAGTGCTCGTACCTCGACCTGCCGGACGCGACCGGCTCGCTGGAGGTCCGCGTCTTCTCACCGGACGGCGCGCCGCTCGCCGCGCCGGTGACGCTGGCGGTCGAGCAGTGGCAGGACTACTCGACGCACGGCGACCCGGGCGCCACGCCGGTCGTCCCGCCGGACTTCAAGTTCCGGAAGGTGGAGGAGGGCGACCCGGCGCGGATGGTGCCGGCGACGCTGGACGTGCCGGCCGGCGGCGTGGCGACGTTGCCGCTGACCGCCGCCGCACCCGGCTGCTACAAGATCCGGTTCCTGCCGCCGGGCGCCCGCGCCGACGACCCGAACACCGCCGGCTGGACGCTCGACTACTTCTGCGCGGTGCGCGTGCTCCCCCACGACGACTACTCGCACGTCCGCGACGAGGACGTCACCTGGGGGTTCCTCTGGGACGAGGTCCTCGCGTACTACGCGCTGATGTACCCGGTGATGAGCCAGTACGTGCCGTGGGGGCCGCCGGACGCGCCGCTGGACCCGGACCGCGTCCGGATGCTGGCGGCGGTGCTGCGCGAGCTGGTCGACGCGCGCAACCTCGACTCGCCGATGTACATGCCGGTCACCCGCGAGCTGTCGGCGGGCAAGCGCGAGCTGATCCGCCGCTGGTGCGACCGCCAGCTCGCGGGCGACCTGGCGTGAGGACGGCGTCGCGAGGCGGCGGTGCCGGTGGCGCGGCCGTGCCCGTCCGCCTCGCGGCGCTCTGGCTCGGCGTGGTCGCGGTGCTGCTCGCCGTCTTCCTCGCGGCGGCGGCGCTCGGCCTGCCGGTGCTCGCCGACCCCGGCCCGGCGCTGCGCTCGCTGCCGGCGCCGGCCGGGGCCGCGGCGGCCCTCGCCCTGCTCACCGCGGACGTGGCGCTGCCGGTGCCGTCGTCGCTCGTCATGGTCGCGCTGGGGGCGCTCTACGGCGCCGTCCCCGGCGCCGCGCTCTCCGTCGCGGGCGGCGCGCTGATGGGGCTCGCGGGCGGGCTGCTCGGCCGGCGCGGCGGCCCGGTGCTGGACCGGGTCGCCGGCCGCGACCGGGACCGCGTCTTACGCCTCGTCGCCCGCTGGGGCGTCGCCGCCGTCGTCGTCACGCGGCCGGTGCCGCTGCTCGCCGAGTCGGTGGTGCTCGTCGCCGGCGCCGCGCGGATGCCGTTGTGGCGGCTGGTCCTCGGCGCGGCCGCCGGCACCCTCCCGGTCGCCGTCGTGTACGCGCTGGCGGGCGCGTACGGGCGGCGGGCCGACGCGGGCGCAGCGTTCGTCGCGCTCGTCCTGCTGGCGCTGCTCGCGCTCGCTACTGGAGGCAGAGCTCGTTCCCCTCGGGGTCGCTGAGCACCACCCACCGCTCGAACCCCTGGTCCACCCGCTCGACCACCGTGGCGCCGTTGGCGACGAGGCGTTCGACCTCGGCCTCCACCTTGTCGCGGCCGACGTTGACGTCGAGGTGGACGCGGTTCTTCACCGCCTTCGGCTCCGGCACCTTCTGGAAGAACAGCCGGGGGCCGGCGCCCTCCGGGTCGATGGCCGCGCTGCGGCTGTCGAACTCGCTCTCCGGGATGCCCATCTCACGCGCGAACGACGGCCAGTCGGCGTACCCCTCCGGCGGCGGCTGCACGACGTAGCCGAGCGCGTCGGCCCACCACCGCGCCAGCGCCGCCGGGTCGGCGCAGTCGAACGTCACCTGGAACTTGTAGGCCATCGCGTCACCCCACCGTGAACGTGTCGTCGGTGCTCGTCAGCGACCCGACGGTCGCCGAGACCTTGTACGTGCCCGCCGTGACCGCGCGCAGTCCGCTCGGGCAGCCCGGCGCCGACCGCACCCGCGGCCAGGTCACCGCGAGCACCACCGTCGCCGCGCCCGGCGCCAGCGTCACGACGTTCGGGGCGGGCGCGGGCGGGCAGTCGCCGCTCGACCAGACCCGGTCGTTGCCGCTGCGGACCGTCACCGAACGCGCCGCCACGTCGGCGCGGCAGGGCGCGGCGCCGCGGTTGGTGAGGCTGGCGCGGAACACCGGCCGCGAGCCGGTGGCGTACGAACGGTCGTCCGCCTTCACCCCGAGCAGCAGGTCGGCGGGGCGGCACACGGGCGCGGTCGC belongs to Mycobacteriales bacterium and includes:
- a CDS encoding ferritin-like domain-containing protein; its protein translation is MDLLSEAAEIEHSLACQYLFAAFSLKQPGDPGLTPEQGAMVSRWFDRIVHTVATQEMLHLALANNMLTAIGGAPYLVRPNFPQWDKLYSVGLDSVLTPFSVETLERFMCWEKPQWPGPWDAACAARPLMLSVDAQQLATSATEELNPDAYPYSTIAGLYDRIRACFESADEAALFIGNPADQVGESYVPFVPTLHRVTDTASAVAAIDLIVVEGEGTPSPDPTDCHYGWFRDIRDELAAELARDPSFEPAWPCVDNPLFDFHHDNSTPGATMVTVPYTRQVGELFTASYDVLLTILMRLFDADGETDEERRTLAACAVALMRTVITPLGVALARLPAFAADPPSPTAGASFELFRDVQPLPHREPAWTYLRERLGEIADATLAAAAPPDAPDCLSNVADMLRFWAGRLVLDGGAA
- a CDS encoding VOC family protein, whose protein sequence is MAYKFQVTFDCADPAALARWWADALGYVVQPPPEGYADWPSFAREMGIPESEFDSRSAAIDPEGAGPRLFFQKVPEPKAVKNRVHLDVNVGRDKVEAEVERLVANGATVVERVDQGFERWVVLSDPEGNELCLQ
- the cheB gene encoding chemotaxis-specific protein-glutamate methyltransferase CheB — translated: MASEPVAKEPVPLLLVDDSPVQRRFLRSALESCPEFSIVGEARNGREAVAMVERLRPAAVLMDLDLPVMNGIEAIERIMASRPTPIVVYSAFVEGANSTNAIDALAAGAVDVVAKPQWGEGGRLDEYAEELRRRMRVASRVKVITHPRGRLRTTSPSLATAPRVRTAGAGAPATAFAAAATAAAEGRKPGTVRLVAIGASTGGPQALATVLGALPEGFAPAVLVVQHMAEGFIPGLVSWLDQLCPLPVAMGATGRRLAPGTVTVAPSGLNLLVRDHLRVVCEPAPERQFHVPGIDASFESIAETVGAEALGVILTGMGRDGAAGLKAMRERGAVTIGQDEATCAVYGMPAAAWTAGAVEHQLPLPEIAPLIRSLVEERT
- a CDS encoding VTT domain-containing protein, whose product is MPVRLAALWLGVVAVLLAVFLAAAALGLPVLADPGPALRSLPAPAGAAAALALLTADVALPVPSSLVMVALGALYGAVPGAALSVAGGALMGLAGGLLGRRGGPVLDRVAGRDRDRVLRLVARWGVAAVVVTRPVPLLAESVVLVAGAARMPLWRLVLGAAAGTLPVAVVYALAGAYGRRADAGAAFVALVLLALLALATGGRARSPRGR